The Musa acuminata AAA Group cultivar baxijiao chromosome BXJ1-3, Cavendish_Baxijiao_AAA, whole genome shotgun sequence genome window below encodes:
- the LOC103979702 gene encoding uncharacterized protein LOC103979702 — translation MSSNNLALMNPRGGGRYGYLLGSSSPDHDRRHPIERPVVPHPLQRRPEEDLFGPWRLFEERVRTGPFGLTRFPLQPHSPVRILVLQGGSDDRVNPGLMQFIRDSPPRIRGRWHLGQAPEAEEDPGLTEEEFNKAMKKLKKKVYNPPNHRKRAWKRGLFSSRTSSGGGAAAEGEKEDGKDCTVCLETFVANEPVLVTPCNHMFHRDCLEPWVRSHGKCPVCRFVLCERKENALVRINDGGFSANHVRNDARGLYDHDYVEDDDLISDIITLIRAMEEAFNWVNHAPAASYR, via the exons ATGAGTTCCAACAACCTCGCCTTGATGAATCCCCGGGGTGGTGGGAGGTATGGGTATCTGCTAGGATCGTCGTCGCCCGATCACGACCGTCGTCATCCCATCGAGCGGCCGGTCGTCCCGCATCCCCTGCAACGACGGCCG GAAGAGGACTTGTTCGGTCCATGGAGGTTGTTCGAGGAGAGGGTGAGGACGGGACCCTTCGGCCTGACACG CTTCCCTCTGCAACCCCATTCTCCGGTCCGAATCCTGGTGCTCCAAGGAGGCTCTGATGACCGGGTGAATCCCGGACTCATGCAGTTCATCAGGGATTCGCCGCCACGGATCAGGGGCCGGTGGCACCTCGGCCAAGCcccggaggcggaggaggacCCTGGCCTGACCGAGGAGGAGTTCAACAAGGCCATGAAGAAGCTCAAGAAGAAGGTGTACAACCCACCCAACCACCGGAAGAGGGCTTGGAAGCGAGGCCTCTTCAGCAGTAGgaccagcagcggcggcggcgccgcAGCCGAGGGGGAGAAGGAGGACGGCAAGGATTGCACCGTTTGCCTGGAGACGTTCGTGGCCAACGAGCCCGTCCTGGTGACGCCGTGCAACCACATGTTCCACAGAGACTGCTTGGAGCCGTGGGTGAGGAGCCATGGCAAGTGCCCGGTGTGCAGGTTTGTGTTGTGCGAGCGGAAGGAGAACGCACTGGTCCGAATCAACGACGGTGGCTTCAGCGCCAACCATGTCCGCAACGACGCCAGGGGTTTGTATGACCACGACTATGTGGAAGACGACGACTTGATCTCGGACATCATCACGCTCATCAGGGCCATGGAAGAGGCTTTCAACTGGGTcaaccacgctcccgctgcatcgTATCGCTGA